A single region of the Microcella sp. genome encodes:
- the recF gene encoding DNA replication/repair protein RecF, whose translation MHVAHLTLADFRNYEHAEIALDPGAVLFVGRNGQGKTNLVEAIAYAGTASSHRVSTDQALIRFGAESAIIRARVHHDDRAIVVEIELNRGSPNRAQVNHSAVRVRDLPRYFSSVVFAPEDLALVRSDPAVRRGFLDSLVVQKTPRFAGVMADYERVVRQRNSLLKSARASRLPADKLTTLDVWDDRLVSLGTEIIMARAALVNDLQPHVARAYSAVAGDEHRTRLSMRLSVNGRGDDEAATSVDDLADDSADQVAERFRQALIENRRAELDRAVTMIGPHRDDLVLELNDLPARGYASHGESWSYALALKLASAEVLRENAVAGDPVLILDDVFAELDEGRRERLADAVGGFEQVLITAAVGADVPERLAARRISVVAGTIVQDES comes from the coding sequence GTGCACGTCGCGCATCTCACGCTCGCTGACTTCCGCAATTACGAGCATGCCGAGATCGCGCTCGACCCTGGGGCAGTGCTGTTCGTCGGGCGCAACGGTCAAGGCAAGACGAATCTGGTCGAGGCGATCGCGTACGCCGGCACCGCGAGCTCGCACCGGGTGTCGACCGATCAGGCACTCATCAGATTCGGCGCAGAGTCGGCGATCATCAGGGCTCGAGTTCACCACGACGATCGCGCGATCGTCGTCGAGATCGAACTGAATCGAGGGTCGCCGAATCGCGCGCAGGTCAATCATTCGGCCGTGCGGGTGCGCGACCTGCCCCGCTACTTCTCGAGCGTCGTCTTCGCTCCTGAAGATCTGGCTCTGGTGAGAAGCGACCCTGCGGTGAGGCGAGGTTTTCTCGACTCCCTCGTGGTGCAGAAGACGCCTCGCTTCGCCGGAGTGATGGCCGACTACGAGCGAGTCGTGCGCCAGCGCAATTCGCTGCTGAAGTCAGCCCGCGCCTCGCGACTGCCAGCCGACAAGCTGACCACTCTCGATGTCTGGGATGACCGGCTCGTATCGCTCGGAACCGAGATCATCATGGCGCGCGCGGCGCTCGTCAACGACCTGCAGCCGCACGTTGCTCGGGCGTACTCCGCCGTGGCGGGCGACGAGCACCGCACGCGACTGAGCATGCGGTTGAGCGTCAACGGTCGCGGCGATGATGAGGCCGCGACCTCGGTCGACGACCTCGCCGACGACTCTGCCGACCAGGTTGCAGAGAGGTTTCGCCAGGCATTGATCGAGAATCGTCGGGCAGAGCTCGACCGAGCTGTCACGATGATCGGGCCGCACCGCGATGATCTCGTGCTCGAGCTCAACGACCTGCCGGCGCGAGGCTATGCGAGCCACGGCGAGAGCTGGTCGTATGCCCTCGCGCTGAAGCTCGCGTCTGCCGAAGTGCTGAGAGAGAACGCCGTCGCCGGCGACCCGGTGCTCATTCTGGACGACGTGTTCGCCGAACTCGACGAGGGTCGACGCGAGAGACTCGCCGATGCAGTGGGTGGTTTCGAGCAGGTGCTCATCACGGCGGCGGTCGGCGCCGATGTTCCCGAGCGTCTCGCGGCGCGCAGAATCTCGGTGGTGGCCGGAACGATCGTGCAGGACGAGTCATGA
- a CDS encoding DUF721 domain-containing protein, with product MTEPGTDDLVPADELEPESEAVAVYLRLRRLFGEPGARSADARKRAIRLPGDSTAFGAGRDPEDLGAVLEGMTQSLGWSSPLARGELLVSWPELVGPEVAAHCEPAGIDEGVLTVQCDSTAWATQLRIMRADILTTIVRRFPEAQVQSIRFIGPGAPSWKRGPRSVPGRGPRDTYG from the coding sequence ATGACCGAGCCGGGTACTGATGACCTCGTACCCGCCGACGAGCTCGAGCCCGAGAGCGAGGCGGTGGCCGTCTACCTGCGGCTGCGTCGACTGTTCGGCGAGCCTGGTGCGCGCTCTGCTGATGCGCGCAAGCGGGCGATCAGGCTTCCCGGCGACTCGACTGCCTTCGGTGCGGGCCGTGACCCCGAAGACCTGGGCGCGGTGCTCGAGGGCATGACTCAATCGCTCGGCTGGTCGTCTCCGCTCGCGAGGGGCGAGCTGCTCGTGTCGTGGCCCGAGCTCGTGGGGCCGGAGGTCGCAGCGCACTGCGAGCCAGCCGGCATCGACGAGGGAGTGCTCACCGTGCAGTGCGACTCGACGGCATGGGCGACGCAGTTGCGCATCATGCGCGCCGACATTCTCACGACGATCGTGCGGCGATTTCCCGAGGCGCAGGTGCAGAGCATCCGTTTCATCGGTCCGGGCGCGCCGAGCTGGAAGCGGGGCCCGCGCTCGGTGCCGGGCAGAGGGCCCCGCGACACCTACGGCTGA